The Triticum aestivum cultivar Chinese Spring chromosome 4B, IWGSC CS RefSeq v2.1, whole genome shotgun sequence sequence TACAGCACAGGATAAACACCCTAAAGAAAGAGCTGGCCGaagccaaaaatattaaacatgcaACCGGCCACAGCCTGAAAGAGGATGACATAAGAACTAGCACACAAGCAGCCAGACCGAAGTAACACCAAAATATCGCCATGAGCATCATCTTAGTACGGGCTTCCACCTGAATCGTGCGGATCCGCTCCATGGCCTCCATCATCCGATCTGCATCACGTCGTTTCCCCAACAGAGTTCATGTCTGGAGGAACACGTGGCATTTGAAAATAATGTCAACAGGGTGGTTAGGGAACTTGCGTTCGATAGTCATCTTATTGCGGGTGGTCCAAAGAGACCAGCACAGCGCCCCTATGCAGCGCCACAACACACGCCCGAAGCTACCCCTCTGAGCAAGAAGGATCCTACGCAGGTCCGAAGCCGAATTGAGATTCCAGTTCTGCGCATAAGCCTCACGGACGGCATTCCAGGCAAAACGGGCTAGATGGCATTTGAAAAAGATGTGGTTGGCATCTTCATGCGCTCCACAGAGCGCGCAAGATCCATCCGAAGGGCCGTGTCTAATGGCAATGTTGTTCGAAGAAGGGAGACGGTCACAGAAAGTTGCCATAGAAACACTTTGATCTTCAAAGGGATGGACGCTTTCCATAGCCCCCTAGTTATGTCAAGAGTCGGTCCCTCAGTCAGCTTATTGTAAAGGGACTGGACCGTGAACTTCCCGGAGCTCGAGAGGGACCACAAGACCGAGTCGGCCTCAGGGAGGAGAAATACCCTGCAAAGTAGTTAGGAGCCCATCCCAACTAGCTCGGTTTAACGtgtacataaaaatgtttcagatgTAAAAGAAAAATGTTTCATGTATTTCAAAaagtgttaaacatgtataaattatgttgttgttctgtgccaaaaaaaaaggagaaaactaATGAGCACATGCaaataaacaaaaaaaaactatgaaAACCAAGGTAAAAAGAATGGAGACAATGAAAACTGATAAAGAAGCAAAGAAAACCAATGAAGAAACATAGAAaacgaaagaaaaaataaaaaatgtgaaagaaaagaaaaaacagtgaaagaaacaaagaagaacgaagaaaaaagaaagaaaaaacctgTTAAAAAATGACGAACgaaaaaaggtaaaaaaaaacaaagagaactCTGATGTGacaaagaaaaccgaaacaaaaaataGATAGTAAAAGAAAAAAAACCTGGCCGAAACCAACAAACAACACACGATCGAGTGACGAGAAGCCAACGACTGAGAAAGATACACCAAATACTGGCCGGCCCAGGAACAACGGGGGAGGGAATCCTTCACGCGAGAGCTGCTTCCCTCTTGCTATAACCCAGATATAGTTCTCCCGGTGATATTTTGGCGGGAGCACCTAATTAACGAgcggagcctcgcaacgatcagcgccacttggcgcgctctcagtaaTTCGCCACGTGTCACGCTCTGGGCGTTccctccgaattttgtttttttttatttttcggcacgcgtttttggctttttaaacggtttttttagtttttttttacgttttggttttccaccggtcttccctagcttttcgaccaaaaaaaattcgaaaaaaataattttttcgcgcaaaaaacacattttttcgcaagaggcacggttttgttttcgcgagaggcacggttttgttttcgcgagaggcacggttgtgctttcgcgagaggcagggccgagcctcttggaaacgaaaaaaatgtgttttctgtttttttttctttcacaagaagcgcggttttgcttctgcgagaggcacgggcgtgcctctttcggaaaggggaaaaaaaatgtgttttttgttttttcttctttcgcgagaggcacgggcgtgcctctttcggaaagggaaaaaaatgtgttttatgtgtttttttttcgcgagagacacggccatgcctcttggaaacgaaaaaaaacgtgtttttttttctttcatgataggcacggttttgcttccgcgagaggcacggacgtgcctctttcgaaaagggaaaaaatgcattttctgtttttttttctttcgcgagaggcacgattttgcttccgacagaggcacggttgtgctttcgcgagaggcaccggcgtgcctctttcggaaagggaaaaacgtgttttctgttttttttcttttgcgagaggcacggttttgcttccgcgagaggcccggttgtgctttcgcgagaggcgcgggcgtgcctctttcgaaaaggaaaaagacacgcgttttctattttttttttctttcgcgagaggcacggttttgctttcgtgagaggcacagttgtgatttcgtcagaggcacgggcgtgcctctttcgtaaagggaaaaaacccgtgttcccggttcggttttttcgttggttttttcgttcggttttttcatgaaaaaaaagttcatcaagacctatcaacatgggatctagttttgaagatttcgacgcgaggaatccaacggcgaaagcgGTTGGAGATTTGggcgcacggtttaagagataaaacattttgaataaacgtatctacgaaaaaagggaaaactctcaggttgcgacaagtggcgcacatacagcgcgccacttgtcgcaacctgggaaagTTAGAGTGATCTCCGCAagaagtactccttaattagtgatttcgtatTTTGGCCAGTCCTCTAATCTTAATAATAAGCTCGTTTGGCCCAAGATCCTACCAAAATTCTGTTAACAGCAACAGCCCAAGTAGTTGAACTTGGGCCGAATATGCTTAAAATCACACTTACAAGTACATTTCCTGTGCTGAGAAAACTTATAGGAGCATTTCATGTTTCTTCAAAGCAACAACGAAAAATCTTCAGTGGAGGTTTGGCCTCATGACATAACTTTCATTTTTACTGTACTGATTACTGCTTTCTTCGGtctacttattattattattttgcggGGACGGTCTACTTATTATTGTACCAATATTACACGTTTTTATCAATATATTTAGCCATTCTCAAAAAAAATCCTAAAACACATGCATTTCTTATGCTGAAAAAACTGAAACGTGCATTTCCTGTTTCTGGTGAGTTTTTTAATGCAAAAAACACCTATTAGCACACATAATTCTGCTAAGCACAGATTAAACCATAAAGCTTACAACTGATAACGAGCACAAAATGGGATTAACAGGCACTTACTACAACTGATAACGAGGACAAAATTTCAACAAAACCaaagaacagaaaaaaaaaataTACATTACGCCTGAAGAATAAAGCTAACACACTACACATCTCAAGAAAGAAAACACAAACTCGTCAGCAACTCATTCATCATCATCTAAAGAAGCAAAGAGAGCGCCACGTCACGTGGCCAGGTCAGCTGCAAGTCCAGGAGGCTTCAGAATGCATCTTCGTCGCCGTCGTCGCAGGGCACGGTGCACTGGATCACGACGCGGGCTCCCGACGGCAGCCTGCGCACACACGATCCACAACAAAAACCTCAATACCATCGTCGCATATCGCGCGGGATCTTCGGTATGTTGCAAGGGGGAAATCAAAGCCTCGAGTGCATACCCAGTGCAGTGACAAAGAGTTGGAGCACTTAACTTTCCTCGATCTTGACGAGCTTCTCCTTGCTCTCCTTCCTGAAGGACTCTACCCTCGACGACGCGTCGGTGAACCGCTTGCTCCCGCCGTCAATCGAGTCCGGCCCGGCCGAGGAGCTCCTCCTGCAGTCCGATACCGGGGACTTCTGCGTCTCGCTCTTCGGGTGCAGCAAGGATGACAGTATTGGCGTCCGGGGCAGGCACCTCGAGCGCGGTACCATCTCTTCTTCATCGGGCCCCGTGCAGTCGCAGAGGTTCTCGCCGCCCCTGCGAGATCGTCCATCCATGGTCAAGAACACCACCACATGAATGAATTAACTGGAAACCGATGAAACTCGCATGGTAAGTAAGTAAGTAAGATCCTAGGCAAATGCCAAGGAAATGTTACTGCCTCTGAACTGAAACAACCGTTGTGCCAACGACCAAATCTCCTGCTAACAAAAATTCAGACGTATGCTACCTGAATTCTTTGGATTCTAACAGGGTGAAACAGAAAATGGTCCAGCCGGGATCGGGATCGGCGCATGAACCGCGCTGGCATTTGCAGTTCAGTTCACGGATCTGTCCGTCTATAACAGTGACAATTCTTCTAGGATAGCAACAACCACTGTTCATCAGTATGAAGCAATAGGATATCTGCTACTGCTGCATTTTCAGTTGAGCAACTGAAGAATCTCGCCAGCCAGCCATGTAGTGTGGTCCTCTAAACTACATCTGACATATGCTCGTGCTGTGTCTGGCAATGAACAAGTGAAGCTACTGCCATAGAATTAAAACTGTAGAATTGGAGTAGTGACAAAAAGGAGTAACAGGAGGGCAAAAAAATCTTCAGAAGAAAGAAAATTGTCACCCTTTACTTTCGGTAACTCCTGCTTTGCACCAATCTACCCATGTTCTTCATCTACCAACTAACAAGAATTTGTGCAAGGCAAGCTACGTATGGCGCTGTTCCTAGTTCAAAAATATGCATCGCATTGTCCAAAACAGAACTACTAAGGTGAAATGCGCAAAAGTAAAATTTCCGATCTCGCTTAGTAGGCGCGTCTACCAATTTTGCAATGCCCTGACCTCGGTTTTCTTCAGTAGATTCCCTGTACTTTGTTATTTTGTTTGCTGCGTGGATGCCAGCTGCACCATGGCAACGCAGGACATGAACTTAGCAGTGCCGTTGGCACCGAGCTAACTGCAAAATGGCCTCGTCTAGAGTCCGGGGATCACTAAATGGCGGAAAAGCAATGGTCCTTGAATTCATAAAATCTATATGGTACGTGGCACTTTTCCTATCTCTAAATTCGCCGAGCCCAGCCTACCCTAACCCCCCCTTTCTGTGGATATTATGCGCAACTCAATGCTCTTAAATGAGCAATCACTGCAAAAGTTCAGCTTCAATATCCATATTTCAAACGCTGACATCTCATGACTACAAAATAGAAATGATTTTGAAAAATGAAGCACCCAATCAATCAAATCTAAGTTGGCATGCTTAAAACACCAAGGTGAAGTATGAAGCTGTCAAGTATTTTCTGAGACAGAAAAACACACAAGGGAAAAATGCATTATAGGATTGTAAAGTATGAACTGTCAAGTAACCACTACAGAATTAGCCACAAACCTATTTTCTTAACCAGTGGCATAGGTCAAGTAATACAAATAGTCTTAAGTTATCTAAGCACAAAAGGGAAAATTTCTAAATTCTAAGCTATTTAAGCACAACCGAAATGTAACGCGGAAGCACTGAATTTACCTTTCTGCGTTATACGAAGAAGACCTTTTAAGCACCGAGTGCCTCTCGGCGGGAACGTCTCTCTGCGTCTTGGTCTCGATGATGCTCCCACTAAAATACTCCTTATCTTCAATCCGTGTCCCAATGAATCTGGGGTTCTCTGATAGGTAATCGAGCTCACCCATCATCATGGAGCGAGAAATCAGCGGCGACGGGAACTTCAGGTTCGGGAACCTTGGCTTGTAAGCCCCAACAAGGCCAATGTTGTCATGATCCTTCACTGAAAGTGAACCACAGGTGATGAGCTGCATCAGCACATTCGCCGGCCTCAGCTTCGGGCAGGTCGGCACGACAATGTCATCCTCCTCAAGAATCCTGAAGCTGTTAGCTGACGCGTTGTCGGCACGTATCAACGACTCCAAGCTCTCGGACTTGCCATGGGTTGAGGCCATGCTCAGTGGAGTGGCACAGTGGGACATGACATCCCTGGAGATCCCCTGGAGCTCGGCCGACCGGCGCGGATGGCTCTGCTGCCGGTACTCGGTAACATCACGAACCACAGCGTCATGATCAGTGCTCAGACTCTTCTTGTGCATCTCAGGTGCTCTCCGAGCTGATCTTCTGCCGAGGTCATCGGTTTGAGTTGCGGCATCCATCAAACCGGTGGGCTTGAAAACCCTGAATTCTGCCGGCGTCGGCCGTGACATGACAGTCCTCTGAGGCTCCGACTCCGGCGACATTGTCTCCGAGGAGGTGCCCCGGCAGGGCGAGGGGGAGTCGTCCTCGTCCCGCGAAGGCACCGATGGCACGCGCCGAGGCTTGGCTTCTCTGACTGTCacactgggtggggaggaggagaaggaggcctcCCTTGACAAAGGCAACCTTGTACTACCCTCTTTCACCCTGCTCTGCTGCTTCTGGTTGCCATTACTACCATGGTGAAATTGACCTGCACATATTTAAACAAACAGGCAAAAGATGGTATGGCAACACCAATCAGCACTCAAGCTCCCAGTCGATGTTCACAAGAGCAAATGGCAGCTCGAAGGGAACAAAAAGAATTACCTGAAGAAGGTTGGTCCAGGATCTCGGAGCCCTTGAGCACATACTCGCCGTCGGTGGCCGGGAGGACGAGGTCGTCCTCTGCGAGATCGTGCCACACAAACCCATTCTTGTAGCTCCTGGAAATTCAGGAACTCAAAAATTCAGAAAACTTCTTGTCAACTCGCCAAAGTTCAGACAACTCATGGAGTGCATggagttcagaaaattcagagaactCCATGAAATTCTTCAAAGAATTTCGCTTGGTTGCTTGGTAGCTTGGTTGGTTTACCTCTTGCAGGACCAGGAGTACATGGAGGCCATGCCCTTGCCGCGCACCATGTTGAGGTGACGAATCACATCTGCGCACCAAAGCAATCAACCAACCAATCAATCAATCGCCACTACACAAGCTGTGGTACGAGCAGACTGACTGCGCTGCACGCGGGGGCCATGTGGCGGCGGCGTCCGTCCGTGCACTGACCTCGGAGGTAGAGCCCGTcggaggaggagggcgccggcaCCTCGACGAAGTGCGGGTGCTCGAGGTGGCGGCTCCGCGTGAGGTAGTACaccaccggcaccttcctcgccggcggcctccgcCGCTCCGGGCTCCGCGGCCGCCTCCCCCGCCCCTCCATCCCCCGCGCCGAGACCGAAGCGCCTCTCCCCCGCCCTCGGCAATGGCAGACTGCCAAAATGCACACCTGCAAGATCGCGGAGCCAGCGTCAGTTCGCCTGGCTGGCTCGAAATCAGCGCCGGAGGGGACTAGCAGAGGCAGAGCATCCGAAGAAAAAGGTGTTTGGACCCTTGCGGCTGTTCCGTCCGTCCATCCGTCGGGCGGCACAAAATACAAGATCATGGCCGGAATTGGCTCGCCGGGTGCCACCAAAATCCGGTAGCTTCCCGGCGAGCAAGAAAACAGCGGGGCGGGGGTACCTCCGAGACGGCGGAAGCTTTCGGCAATGGAGGAATCACCCGGCGCGCGCCTCCAGAACCTGCATTTTAGTATTTTTCTTTGAGCAATCAGAGGAGAACGGAGAACAGGGAGGGAATTCTACTACTCCAAGAAGAAGAAATCGGTTCTGCGAGGTACGCGCTGGGTAGAGGTACCTGAAAGGCTGAACCGGAAGCCGGCCAAAATTCAACCCACACGGGAGGTGGACTGGAGTGGGGATGGCTGCGGCGCGGGAAGCTTTTATTGGAGCCACGCTTGCGgccgggtgagagagagagatggggggggggggggggggggggggggggggggggaggaggagtaGGGGGCTCCAAGATTGAAACTTTTTGGACAGGCTGCGGGTGCGAGGGCGTGGGCGGGCAGGGAAACACGAGAGGGAAGGGGACAAGCAGATGGCTCCAAGCCCCGGGAAAAGCTCCCAGCGGGACGGAAGCAGAGCAGATCGAGCAGGGGAAGCACGCACGGGAACGGCAACTGCGCTAGCGAGACGGAGGAGGAATCTCTGACCGGGAAGGTGCCGAGGAAGGAAGGTGGGCATTAATGGCGGGCATGGAGCTGCATTGCGAACTTTATCGAGCAGGGGATGGGCGAGGGCGGGGGAGAAGCTTTTTGCCGCGGGACAGGCGAGTAACTGCGGGGCGAGCCGGAGAGGGGGCAAGGCGAGGTCGCCGTCCTCGGCGGCAGGGCTACGTGCGGTGCAGTGCAGCGCGCGTCAGGGCAGGGCAGGGAGCATGGACCATGGAGAGGGACGGGGCGGGCGCGAGGTCAAACGGCACGGCCGGGCAGAGGAGCCGCGGGGTGGGAGGACCGGAGGAATGCACTGCAGTGGGTTGAGGTGGTGGGTGGAAACGGCGGTGGacgggacggacggacggacggcgaGCGGTTGTGGCGGGTGGGgtgacgagggagagggaggggggcgcgTAACGTACTACGAGGCGCGCTTTTGGCGGGGTGGGTGGCAATGGCGGGCATTTAATGCGTGTCGTCGGGTCGGCGACGCGACGCAACGCGAAGCGGAGGCCATTGGTGGTGATTGCCGAGATCGAGGTCGGCATGGCTGTGGACCAGGCGCACGAGCCCACGGTGTTCCTTTGGCCGGTGATCATTTGAAACCAGAGGAAATTTGCAGAGATTTTATAGGATTGTTTTCTTGTGGGAACTTATCCTCCTCGGAGTCCTCCCTTGGACATGGTGATTCGGTGAAGGAAAACACTCGTTTCATCCACATTTTGGAGAATATACAAGTAAATTTGGCTTGACTCCTCGAGTCCACGTGCTCTCTCCACCGCACGTTAACCACCTACCGTTAGGCGAATCCGAACGGTTTTTTTGGGGGACATAATTGGCTTCGTTTTTCTTTTGAGAAGATGATTGCCTCAGGGGTTTTTTTCCCAGGAAAATGGGGGCTTTGTTCCAATGtggtactccctctctctcagtttatggGGCGTGCGCGTACCTCTAGgtcatcaatttgaccaacctaatacaagtcatatattacaaaaaatataccaatataaacttcagatgttctactTTCAAaaagtataatttttgtgttatatagttaatattagggtgataaaattggcaacctagttATACGCGTAGGACTTGCAAACCGAGACAGAGGGAGTAACAGGTTTACAATCTAGAGGCAACAATTCCTTAATACATGGAGAGGATCTCTGGCCATCCAAACAGCCATGCAAGACTCGGTATGACCGTAATTAAACACCTAACAGATCTGCTACCATATTTTGTACTCTTCTAGTTTTCTGTGGAACAAAATCCCTACTTTTTATATGAGGGCCTTAATCTCAGTAACTAAATGACCATATGCTGAGCGGAAAAAGGTATCGCCGGATAGAATAGAGAGAGCTTCACACGCAATGGTGGATCTAGGATTTTGAAGCAGGGTGGTCCACCATAAAAAAAACTTGGCCACTAATTTTACACGGCAGTGAGGATCCATGATCCAAACTTGGGTGTTTAAAATAAAGACCAACAAAAATTGTCTGATGTAATATCTGATAGTATTATGTAACAAGAACATTTTTTTTTCATAAGAAGGCATGGCACTGTTATCCTTTCATTGTAGAAATATTCTTGTGCTGACAATGAGATTGTAATTGGGCATCAACGTGACAAAGAGATTTTGGAAAATCAGCGGTTGTAATTGGGCGTCAGAGTCCGCGAGAGGGTAGCAAGAGCTGTAGGTAGTAGCAAAGTCAGGAGGAAGCAGCGGACGAGTAGAGTGTCTTTCTGATCGGAACATCAGCACACACACAGTGCGGTGTCGAATTTCCTAGTTAAAAGAGAGTGTTGGGCTTTTATTTTATTCACAGTTTTACCTCCTGTAGTATATGGGCTGGTCCGAAATCCGAGGGTGGGCCGTGGCCCACCCTGTCCACCCTCTAGATCCGCCCATGTTCACACGAGTCCGACTGAACAAGGACCGGCAAGTCCGTATGTTGGATGGCATGTGTCATACCTTGCAATAGCCATATTTATCAGTTTCTTGACAATATCCTCGTTGCAATAGCCATCTGGGAGCTTGTGAATTTGCAACTAGATTTATATGTACACAAACTACACCAACTTAGCGTCCTCTGCACGGCTCAAACCGTCATACGACAGAAGCAACACCGCCAAGAACCACAAAATCCATGAACAATGATAGATGATACATTCCCAGTCATCGAAACAAGAGGCCTGCACCATGAAGGGATGGCGCCGACCGGCCAGAAAAACACCTCCTGTGCGGGATTCCATGCAAGAATGACACCTGGCTGAAAGATTTCTCAGTATGCACTATACCTATCCAAGCCCGGCCCATCGGCGTAAAAGCCCGCCGGACCTCGGGCCTCTTCGTTAATGCGCTAATAtggcgggcccgggcctggccCGAGTCCGGCCCGTGGACAAGGCCGGGTCGGGCCgaccgggccgggctgcccatggccagatCTAGTATGCACATGTGCTCCGGCAAGCCAACACACACACTCATTGATCACGAGGTCCTCCTCGTCGATTATCAGATCATCGGATTCTTCCTCTCCCATGTCAAGCTGCCCGAAGAAAAATCATCTCGGTCAACTGGGTTGCACACCAAGAACCACCACTTGTCGCAGATCACGCATCCGAAGGAGATGCCATAGCGTAGGCTTGAGACTAGC is a genomic window containing:
- the LOC123090734 gene encoding protein SOSEKI 3 isoform X1, coding for MPTFLPRHLPGQRFLLRLASAVAVPVRASPARSALLPSRWELFPGLGAICLSPSLSCFPARPRPRTRSLSKKFQSWSPLLLLPPPPPPPPPPPISLSHPAASVAPIKASRAAAIPTPVHLPCGLNFGRLPVQPFRFWRRAPGDSSIAESFRRLGGTPAPLFSCSPGSYRILVAPGEPIPAMILYFVPPDGWTDGTAARVQTPFSSDALPLLVPSGADFEPARRTDAGSAILQVCILAVCHCRGRGRGASVSARGMEGRGRRPRSPERRRPPARKVPVVYYLTRSRHLEHPHFVEVPAPSSSDGLYLRDVIRHLNMVRGKGMASMYSWSCKRSYKNGFVWHDLAEDDLVLPATDGEYVLKGSEILDQPSSGQFHHGSNGNQKQQSRVKEGSTRLPLSREASFSSSPPSVTVREAKPRRVPSVPSRDEDDSPSPCRGTSSETMSPESEPQRTVMSRPTPAEFRVFKPTGLMDAATQTDDLGRRSARRAPEMHKKSLSTDHDAVVRDVTEYRQQSHPRRSAELQGISRDVMSHCATPLSMASTHGKSESLESLIRADNASANSFRILEEDDIVVPTCPKLRPANVLMQLITCGSLSVKDHDNIGLVGAYKPRFPNLKFPSPLISRSMMMGELDYLSENPRFIGTRIEDKEYFSGSIIETKTQRDVPAERHSVLKRSSSYNAERGGENLCDCTGPDEEEMVPRSRCLPRTPILSSLLHPKSETQKSPVSDCRRSSSAGPDSIDGGSKRFTDASSRVESFRKESKEKLVKIEERLPSGARVVIQCTVPCDDGDEDAF
- the LOC123090734 gene encoding protein SOSEKI 3 isoform X3, whose product is MEGRGRRPRSPERRRPPARKVPVVYYLTRSRHLEHPHFVEVPAPSSSDGLYLRDVIRHLNMVRGKGMASMYSWSCKRSYKNGFVWHDLAEDDLVLPATDGEYVLKGSEILDQPSSGQFHHGSNGNQKQQSRVKEGSTRLPLSREASFSSSPPSVTVREAKPRRVPSVPSRDEDDSPSPCRGTSSETMSPESEPQRTVMSRPTPAEFRVFKPTGLMDAATQTDDLGRRSARRAPEMHKKSLSTDHDAVVRDVTEYRQQSHPRRSAELQGISRDVMSHCATPLSMASTHGKSESLESLIRADNASANSFRILEEDDIVVPTCPKLRPANVLMQLITCGSLSVKDHDNIGLVGAYKPRFPNLKFPSPLISRSMMMGELDYLSENPRFIGTRIEDKEYFSGSIIETKTQRDVPAERHSVLKRSSSYNAERGGENLCDCTGPDEEEMVPRSRCLPRTPILSSLLHPKSETQKSPVSDCRRSSSAGPDSIDGGSKRFTDASSRVESFRKESKEKLVKIEERLPSGARVVIQCTVPCDDGDEDAF
- the LOC123090734 gene encoding protein SOSEKI 3 isoform X2; translation: MPTFLPRHLPGQRFLLRLASAVAVPVRASPARSALLPSRWELFPGLGAICLSPSLSCFPARPRPRTRSLSKKFQSWSPLLLLPPPPPPPPPPPISLSHPAASVAPIKASRAAAIPTPVHLPCGLNFGRLPVQPFRFWRRAPGDSSIAESFRRLGGTPAPLFSCSPGSYRILVAPGEPIPAMILYFVPPDGWTDGTAARVQTPFSSDALPLLVPSGADFEPARRTDAGSAILQVCILAVCHCRGRGRGASVSARGMEGRGRRPRSPERRRPPARKVPVVYYLTRSRHLEHPHFVEVPAPSSSDGLYLRDVIRHLNMVRGKGMASMYSWSCKRSYKNGFVWHDLAEDDLVLPATDGEYVLKGSEILDQPSSGQFHHGSNGNQKQQSRVKEGSTRLPLSREASFSSSPPSVTVREAKPRRVPSVPSRDEDDSPSPCRGTSSETMSPESEPQRTVMSRPTPAEFRVFKPTGLMDAATQTDDLGRRSARRAPEMHKKSLSTDHDAVVRDVTEYRQQSHPRRSAELQGISRDVMSHCATPLSMASTHGKSESLESLIRADNASANSFRILEEDDIVVPTCPKLRPANVLMQLITCGSLSVKDHDNIGLVGAYKPRFPNLKFPSPLISRSMMMGELDYLSENPRFIGTRIEDKEYFSGSIIETKTQRDVPAERHSVLKRSSSYNAERGGENLCDCTGPDEEEMVPRSRCLPRTPILSSLLHPKSETQKSPVSDCRRSSSAGPDSIDGGSKRFTDASSRVESFRKESKEKLVKIEES